A single window of Meiothermus sp. DNA harbors:
- the efp gene encoding elongation factor P, with the protein MISVTDLRNGTKVKMDGALWQCVDYQHQKIGRGGAKVVAKFKNLETGATVERSFNSGEKLEDIYVETKDLQYLYPEGDELVFMDLETYEQFHVPRDISDATKFLKEGMTVQGAMYNGRPLDITLPASVELKIIETPPGVRGDTVSGGTKPATLETGAVVQVPLFVESGEVVRVDTRTGEYLGRA; encoded by the coding sequence ATGATCAGCGTTACCGACTTGCGGAACGGAACCAAAGTTAAGATGGATGGTGCACTCTGGCAGTGCGTGGACTACCAGCACCAAAAAATCGGACGGGGTGGGGCCAAAGTGGTGGCCAAATTCAAAAACCTCGAGACCGGCGCTACCGTGGAGCGCTCGTTTAACTCGGGCGAGAAGCTAGAAGACATCTACGTCGAGACCAAAGATCTACAGTACCTGTACCCCGAAGGCGACGAACTGGTATTCATGGATCTGGAGACCTACGAACAGTTCCACGTTCCGCGGGATATTTCCGACGCCACCAAGTTCCTAAAAGAAGGCATGACTGTGCAGGGGGCCATGTACAATGGTCGCCCGCTAGACATCACCCTGCCGGCCTCGGTTGAGCTCAAGATTATCGAGACACCTCCAGGGGTGCGCGGGGATACGGTTTCGGGGGGCACCAAGCCCGCTACCCTCGAGACCGGCGCGGTGGTGCAGGTGCCGCTATTTGTGGAGAGTGGAGAGGTGGTTCGGGTGGATACCCGTACCGGGGAGTACCTGGGCCGGGCCTGA